Proteins encoded by one window of Bacillus sp. DTU_2020_1000418_1_SI_GHA_SEK_038:
- a CDS encoding helix-turn-helix domain-containing protein, producing MEKLNYETIQRYQSFADLEEMDKAVRGFLYVHKSSFSQGVLKVLQFIWRHSVKVVGVSFAKYHTIAEAVQLSRRTVIRAVQKLEILGFLKKIATARMNGKQGMNLLVIQPFPTVEEQKNNMSPQDVTPSVTPIKTEKKHHSLCENKHNEKNVKKPDKMNTNKQLDISYLPESVHPKFSETASPFFYAIDIYKLWQRALIAYRKSKLEKPLEEVIEIIVCAFKQTVFMQKAGEIHTTFEGYFYSVVYAKLVVTKRQEYRHFGFDIFNEFLNGNG from the coding sequence ATGGAAAAATTAAATTATGAAACCATTCAAAGGTATCAATCTTTTGCGGATTTGGAAGAAATGGACAAAGCGGTTCGCGGCTTTTTATATGTACATAAATCGTCCTTTTCACAAGGTGTGTTGAAAGTTCTCCAGTTTATTTGGAGGCATTCGGTTAAAGTGGTGGGCGTGTCATTTGCCAAATACCATACGATTGCTGAGGCTGTTCAGCTTTCCCGAAGGACCGTTATTCGAGCTGTTCAAAAACTTGAAATTCTAGGATTTCTTAAAAAAATCGCAACGGCACGAATGAATGGGAAACAAGGTATGAATTTGCTTGTCATTCAACCTTTTCCGACTGTTGAGGAGCAAAAAAATAATATGTCACCCCAAGATGTCACTCCATCTGTCACTCCTATTAAAACAGAGAAAAAACATCATTCACTCTGTGAGAATAAACATAACGAAAAGAACGTAAAGAAACCTGACAAAATGAATACAAATAAGCAGCTAGATATTAGCTACCTTCCTGAATCTGTTCATCCTAAGTTTAGTGAAACTGCCTCTCCATTTTTTTATGCCATTGATATTTATAAACTGTGGCAGCGTGCCTTAATCGCTTATCGAAAAAGCAAACTTGAAAAACCTTTGGAAGAGGTTATTGAAATTATTGTTTGTGCGTTTAAACAAACTGTGTTTATGCAAAAGGCAGGGGAGATTCATACCACATTTGAAGGATATTTTTATTCCGTTGTTTATGCGAAATTGGTGGTTACAAAGCGGCAGGAATATAGGCATTTTGGATTTGACATTTTTAACGAATTCCTTAATGGAAATGGTTAA
- a CDS encoding YitT family protein has protein sequence MRREWFLRWSFFVFGLMILAFGISLTIKGKQLGIGPWDVFHYGLFLKLGLSIGTWSIISGCLLLLISSVIKKEWPKIGALLNMVFLGLFIDFFNWLLPPVDGLIGESLVYIIGVILLGYGIGLYVSADLGAGPRDHFMLLIVEKTGWSIPWVRNGIEIIIFLIGWMLGGPVGVGTVIIAFGLGPILGISIPQCKKLYSLCLKQETSTITNTSIR, from the coding sequence ATGAGAAGAGAATGGTTTCTGCGCTGGTCTTTTTTTGTTTTTGGATTAATGATTTTAGCTTTTGGGATTTCTTTAACGATTAAAGGGAAACAATTGGGGATTGGACCTTGGGACGTTTTTCATTACGGGTTATTTCTCAAATTGGGACTCTCCATTGGCACTTGGTCGATCATCAGTGGATGTTTACTGTTGTTGATTAGTTCCGTAATTAAAAAGGAATGGCCCAAAATAGGAGCGCTGCTTAATATGGTGTTTCTAGGGTTGTTTATTGATTTTTTTAATTGGCTGCTTCCACCGGTTGATGGTTTAATAGGGGAATCGTTAGTGTATATAATCGGTGTTATTTTACTAGGATATGGAATTGGTTTATATGTTTCTGCTGACCTTGGAGCAGGACCAAGAGACCATTTTATGCTTTTGATTGTTGAAAAAACGGGCTGGAGCATCCCCTGGGTACGAAATGGGATTGAAATCATCATTTTTCTTATAGGCTGGATGTTAGGAGGCCCTGTAGGAGTAGGCACGGTCATTATTGCGTTTGGGTTAGGGCCCATCCTCGGAATTTCAATTCCTCAATGTAAAAAATTGTATTCTCTTTGCCTCAAACAAGAGACTTCGACCATTACAAACACATCTATTCGATGA
- a CDS encoding IS3 family transposase (programmed frameshift) translates to MSKRAYSAEEKYEILKALGDEHSTHEIALIYKVHHSSILEWRHKFDKFGLEGLKESSTWKKYSKELKLLAIKDYLSGDYSMREITRMYEISDVSVLRGWIRKYNSHSEIKDTSQGRTNSMTKGRKTTWEERIQIVLDCLGNGKDYQEAANTYNVSYQQVYQWVKKYEDGGDKALKDKRGNKKEEAKLTPEEKIKLHMKKLERENERLRAENLFFKKVRGDRKEAKISQIRFEDKYIAIQELHEKENLSISLLCEIAEIARSAYYKWLNRTPSSRELLNEEIIKEMKILHEKVDSTFGYRQMTLHMNRKFQEKLNHKRIYRLMKVVGLRSVIRIKKKQYKRTTPQHVAENILNREFTAEKPNEKWVTDVTELKYGLSKKAYLSAIRDLYDGSIVSYVLGHSNNNQLVFKTLDQATVLLDGEHPLIHSDRGFQYTSKGFKRKIDAVKMTQSMSRVGRCIDNGPMESFWGTLKCEKYYLHKYKTFEELSLAIDDYIHFYNHDRYQKRLNGLSPMEYRAKAA, encoded by the exons ATGTCTAAAAGAGCTTATTCTGCAGAAGAAAAATATGAAATATTGAAAGCGTTAGGGGACGAACATTCGACACACGAAATTGCATTAATTTATAAGGTGCATCATTCCTCTATTTTGGAATGGAGGCATAAATTTGATAAATTTGGTCTGGAAGGGCTAAAGGAGTCTTCAACATGGAAAAAATATTCTAAAGAGCTAAAGCTATTAGCCATAAAAGATTATTTGTCTGGCGATTACTCTATGCGTGAGATTACTAGAATGTATGAAATATCGGATGTATCTGTCCTCAGAGGTTGGATTCGGAAGTATAATAGTCATAGTGAAATAAAAGATACGTCACAAGGAAGGACGAACTCTATGACTAAGGGAAGAAAAACGACTTGGGAAGAACGAATACAAATTGTACTTGACTGCTTGGGGAACGGAAAAGATTATCAAGAAGCAGCTAATACTTATAATGTTTCTTATCAACAAGTCTATCAATGGGTTAAGAAGTATGAAGACGGCGGAGATAAAGCGCTGAAAGATAAACGTGGTAATAAGAAAGAAGAAGCTAAACTAACGCCAGAAGAGAAAATCAAACTTCATATGAAAAAGTTAGAAAGAGAAAATGAACGGTTACGTGCGGAGAATTTATTCT TTAAAAAAGTTAGAGGAGATCGAAAGGAGGCGAAAATAAGCCAAATTCGATTTGAAGATAAGTACATCGCTATTCAGGAGCTTCACGAGAAAGAGAATTTAAGCATTAGTTTACTTTGCGAAATTGCGGAAATTGCACGTTCTGCATACTATAAGTGGCTTAATCGTACCCCTTCTTCCCGAGAATTATTAAATGAAGAAATAATTAAAGAGATGAAAATTCTCCATGAAAAGGTTGATAGCACCTTTGGCTATCGTCAAATGACACTTCATATGAATAGAAAGTTTCAAGAGAAACTTAACCATAAAAGAATCTATCGACTAATGAAAGTAGTTGGCTTACGCTCTGTCATTCGGATCAAGAAAAAACAATATAAACGTACTACACCTCAACATGTGGCAGAAAACATATTAAATCGGGAATTTACCGCGGAAAAACCAAATGAAAAATGGGTTACAGATGTAACAGAACTTAAGTATGGCCTATCAAAGAAGGCTTATTTAAGTGCGATTCGTGATCTTTATGATGGATCAATTGTAAGTTATGTTTTAGGACATTCCAATAATAATCAGCTTGTATTCAAGACGCTTGACCAAGCTACAGTACTATTAGATGGGGAACATCCACTTATCCATAGTGATCGTGGGTTCCAGTACACTTCAAAAGGATTTAAGCGTAAGATAGACGCGGTGAAGATGACACAAAGTATGTCACGAGTTGGTCGATGTATTGATAATGGACCAATGGAATCTTTTTGGGGAACACTGAAATGTGAGAAGTATTATTTACATAAATATAAGACATTTGAGGAACTTTCTCTTGCGATAGATGACTACATTCATTTCTATAATCATGATAGATACCAAAAACGATTAAACGGCCTAAGCCCTATGGAATATAGAGCTAAAGCCGCTTAA
- a CDS encoding phosphotriesterase-related protein: MATVQTVQGTIDSKELGITLMHEHLYIDRSHLWEEPNGPAKYFANQHVTMDILGKLRLNPYDNKDNCLMVDEEVAVREAKEFYNFGGATIIDVTPVGLGRDPKALYRLSRRTGLNIIMGCGYYLHNAIPLHVREWSIEQIEDDIVRDLEFGVDETGIKAGIIGEIGIGPEMTDLEVKVLRAAARAQKRTGKVLTIHLPGWERYGHKVLDIVEKEGGSIQKTILDHMNPSMDDFDYQTSLADRGAFLEYDQIGMDLLFPEGQSPSDEENARAIIRLLEKGYGQSLLLSHDVFLKILLKTYGGWGYSHILENFVPRLRKMGVDQKEINMMLVDNPRRIFERDI; the protein is encoded by the coding sequence ATGGCTACAGTTCAAACGGTTCAAGGAACAATCGACAGCAAAGAGCTAGGAATAACATTGATGCATGAACATCTTTATATCGATCGGTCCCATCTTTGGGAAGAGCCAAACGGACCCGCAAAGTATTTTGCTAATCAACATGTAACAATGGATATTTTAGGAAAGCTCCGATTAAATCCTTATGATAATAAAGACAATTGTTTAATGGTGGATGAAGAAGTGGCTGTTAGAGAGGCAAAGGAATTTTACAATTTCGGTGGTGCAACAATTATCGATGTCACTCCAGTCGGTCTAGGGAGAGATCCTAAGGCATTATATCGTTTATCCCGAAGAACGGGGTTAAATATTATTATGGGGTGTGGGTACTATCTTCATAACGCCATCCCACTACATGTAAGGGAGTGGTCAATAGAGCAAATAGAAGATGACATTGTTAGAGACTTAGAATTTGGTGTAGATGAGACAGGTATTAAAGCGGGAATTATAGGGGAAATTGGGATTGGTCCCGAAATGACAGACCTTGAAGTAAAAGTCTTGCGTGCAGCTGCAAGGGCACAGAAAAGAACAGGAAAAGTACTGACAATCCATCTCCCAGGATGGGAAAGGTATGGTCATAAAGTACTTGATATCGTGGAAAAAGAGGGCGGATCTATCCAAAAAACTATACTTGATCATATGAATCCAAGTATGGATGACTTTGATTATCAAACTTCGCTAGCGGATAGAGGAGCGTTCTTGGAATATGACCAGATTGGTATGGATTTGTTATTCCCAGAAGGACAATCTCCATCAGATGAAGAAAATGCTCGAGCAATTATTAGATTACTAGAAAAAGGTTATGGGCAATCGTTATTACTCTCGCATGATGTATTTTTAAAGATATTATTAAAGACTTATGGTGGTTGGGGGTATTCTCATATTCTTGAAAACTTTGTGCCACGTCTGAGAAAAATGGGAGTAGATCAAAAAGAAATTAATATGATGTTAGTGGATAATCCTCGACGTATTTTTGAGAGAGATATATAA
- a CDS encoding ABC transporter permease, which translates to MMMKEKLEENNVNLKSYKSTFKNSLWLAENKQVLSIFFIFLLISIYFGIMTNAFFSFGNFYNLIQQLAPNLIVVVAMTFIITTGGIDLSVGSIVALSSAVTATALQAGFSSPSTFLLVILCGLLAGFVNGYITAYHKIPPFIVTLSSMLYVRGLALLVTGGYSIAISRDHGLINIGLGTLFGIPISTILAIIIAVIGAIILINSRFGIYVTGIGANEEAVRRSGVDTRKIKLITYMMSGTAAALAGLIISSRLGSGSSNIGLMFEMDIIAAVVLGGTALMGGKGSMMGSLVGVLIIGVINNGLTLMQVSPYIIQIIEGAVLLLAVILNIRVFGFKKNN; encoded by the coding sequence ATGATGATGAAGGAAAAACTTGAAGAGAATAATGTAAATCTAAAATCTTATAAGTCAACCTTTAAAAATTCATTGTGGTTAGCAGAAAACAAGCAGGTTCTAAGTATTTTTTTTATTTTTCTCCTTATCTCTATCTACTTTGGAATTATGACTAATGCCTTCTTTAGCTTTGGAAACTTCTATAATTTAATTCAACAATTAGCCCCAAACTTAATTGTTGTGGTTGCAATGACCTTCATTATTACTACTGGAGGAATAGATCTTTCAGTTGGGTCCATTGTGGCACTTTCTAGTGCTGTAACGGCAACAGCGTTACAAGCTGGGTTTAGTAGCCCATCCACCTTTTTGTTAGTGATTTTATGTGGATTACTTGCGGGTTTCGTAAACGGATATATTACTGCCTATCACAAGATTCCACCTTTTATTGTAACATTATCATCTATGCTTTATGTTCGTGGTTTAGCATTGCTAGTAACAGGTGGTTATTCTATTGCGATTTCTAGAGATCATGGACTAATCAATATTGGTCTTGGAACATTATTTGGGATTCCTATCTCTACAATATTGGCAATAATTATTGCAGTAATAGGTGCAATAATATTGATTAATAGTAGATTTGGTATCTATGTTACTGGAATTGGAGCAAATGAAGAGGCCGTTAGACGTTCAGGTGTGGATACTAGAAAAATAAAACTAATCACCTATATGATGAGTGGAACAGCAGCAGCATTGGCAGGACTGATTATTTCTTCTAGATTAGGTTCAGGTTCATCAAATATTGGGTTAATGTTTGAAATGGATATAATAGCAGCTGTAGTTCTTGGAGGTACAGCCTTGATGGGTGGTAAAGGCTCAATGATGGGTTCCTTAGTTGGTGTTTTAATAATCGGTGTAATAAATAACGGGCTAACACTCATGCAGGTTTCACCTTATATTATTCAGATTATCGAGGGAGCAGTTCTACTACTAGCAGTTATTTTAAACATACGAGTTTTTGGCTTTAAAAAAAATAATTAA
- a CDS encoding ATP-binding cassette domain-containing protein: MKDKEIRIQMKNIHKSFGPVKPLQGVDLSLYKGECLGLLGDNGAGKSTLMKILSGVIIPDQGTFYVNGQKVNIRNPRDAKDLQIETVYQDLALCDTLNVANNIFLGREPVKFAGRLIDKKKLHQRTREELDKLGINIASTKLAVQNMSGGQRQAVAIARAMIFQPNVLILDEPTSALGVKEVNMVLELINKVKKTGVSVILITHRLQDLFEVCDRLMVLHEGKCIDNRPIEEFTLESVIKSIMGNLGVASK, translated from the coding sequence TTGAAGGATAAAGAGATTCGTATTCAAATGAAAAATATCCATAAAAGTTTTGGTCCAGTAAAACCTCTACAAGGTGTGGATTTATCTTTGTACAAAGGAGAATGCCTTGGACTTCTCGGCGATAATGGCGCAGGGAAATCGACTCTAATGAAGATTCTTAGTGGAGTTATCATTCCAGACCAAGGGACATTTTATGTAAACGGTCAAAAAGTTAATATTAGAAATCCTAGAGACGCTAAAGATTTACAGATTGAAACAGTTTATCAAGATTTGGCCCTCTGTGACACCTTAAATGTTGCTAATAACATTTTTTTAGGACGAGAGCCGGTTAAGTTTGCTGGAAGATTGATCGATAAAAAGAAACTACATCAAAGAACTCGTGAGGAATTAGATAAGTTAGGAATTAACATTGCATCCACCAAATTAGCAGTACAAAATATGTCAGGTGGACAGCGCCAAGCTGTTGCAATTGCAAGAGCAATGATATTCCAGCCCAATGTATTGATTTTAGATGAACCAACCTCAGCTCTTGGAGTAAAAGAGGTTAATATGGTCTTAGAATTAATCAATAAAGTGAAGAAAACAGGAGTCAGTGTAATCCTTATCACCCACCGTCTTCAAGATTTATTCGAGGTATGCGATCGCTTAATGGTGTTACATGAAGGAAAATGCATTGATAATCGACCAATTGAAGAATTCACTCTCGAATCAGTCATTAAGTCGATCATGGGTAATCTGGGGGTGGCATCTAAATGA
- a CDS encoding substrate-binding domain-containing protein yields the protein MKKWISSLLVGMLFLFLMACGQVDDTAGNTEPAKKSEDDGEITIAMTVINQEALFFTDMVKGAQEAADKLGVKFTVHNANNDTVGQHNSVEDFISSGVDAIIVNAIDSGGMKSVVEKAKKAGIYIISVDSIIQSDAVDVQIGVDNYESSVELGKYFNEFIKSQYDGQKIKLGVVGALNSPIQINREDGFKDTIANNENLEIVNTVDGENVQEKALTASENLLTGSPDLTFAFATGEPAFIGLVSAVRSQKAEDRVKLFGWDLSKQVIEGIDAGFVEAVVQQHPFDFGSEAVNAAKKLIDGETVEKQLNVPVSIVTKENIDEYRDSFK from the coding sequence ATGAAAAAATGGATTAGCAGTTTATTAGTTGGAATGCTGTTCTTATTTTTGATGGCTTGTGGTCAAGTGGACGATACGGCAGGAAATACAGAACCTGCAAAGAAAAGTGAAGATGATGGGGAAATAACTATTGCTATGACTGTAATTAACCAAGAAGCATTATTTTTTACTGATATGGTTAAAGGAGCTCAGGAAGCTGCTGATAAGTTAGGGGTAAAATTTACTGTTCATAATGCTAATAATGATACAGTTGGTCAACATAATTCCGTTGAGGACTTTATTAGCTCTGGCGTTGATGCAATTATCGTCAATGCGATTGATTCTGGTGGAATGAAGTCAGTAGTAGAAAAGGCAAAAAAAGCAGGCATTTACATTATTTCAGTAGATTCAATTATTCAGAGTGATGCAGTAGATGTACAAATTGGGGTAGACAACTACGAATCTAGTGTTGAACTTGGAAAATACTTTAATGAATTCATAAAAAGTCAATATGATGGACAAAAAATAAAACTAGGTGTTGTTGGTGCTTTGAATTCTCCTATCCAAATAAATCGTGAGGATGGTTTTAAAGATACTATAGCAAATAACGAAAATTTAGAAATTGTTAATACGGTGGATGGAGAAAATGTTCAGGAAAAGGCACTCACTGCTTCAGAAAACTTATTAACTGGCTCTCCAGATTTAACTTTTGCCTTTGCTACTGGAGAACCTGCTTTTATAGGGTTAGTTTCAGCTGTTCGATCACAAAAAGCTGAAGACAGAGTTAAACTTTTTGGCTGGGATTTGAGTAAACAAGTTATTGAAGGAATAGATGCAGGTTTCGTTGAAGCGGTAGTTCAACAACATCCATTTGATTTTGGAAGCGAGGCAGTGAATGCTGCTAAGAAATTAATTGACGGAGAAACAGTAGAAAAACAACTAAACGTTCCAGTTTCTATTGTTACGAAAGAAAATATTGATGAATATAGAGACTCATTTAAATAA
- a CDS encoding ribokinase, with amino-acid sequence MKKPEVIVIGTINIDFVSYVSRFPKIGETLSSNEFQQVPGGKAANQALAIQRLGTQVALIGKVGDDPYAHLLRKKFIEEGILVDHIYTASETSTGNSMILVDDEGQNIIITNQNANKYLTLHEANAALEKSDNAKAAMLQLEMDLDVAHSIIQTLYKCNIPIFLNLAPVMEINSNIRRLVDFLIINEVEASQLTGLPIHDLNDAKLAVQQLLDEDQVNVVLTMGRLGAIVGNKEGINHIPSPEVQPIDTTAAGDCFCGALVVYWLEEQNLFDATKKAVVAASISVTRKGAQPSLPYRKEVEDFINKTRGSNGNEKMD; translated from the coding sequence GTGAAGAAACCAGAAGTAATAGTTATTGGAACTATCAACATTGATTTTGTCTCCTATGTTTCACGTTTTCCTAAGATCGGAGAGACTCTTTCTTCTAATGAATTCCAGCAAGTTCCAGGGGGGAAAGCAGCCAATCAAGCCTTAGCTATCCAACGACTGGGAACTCAAGTAGCTCTTATAGGGAAAGTTGGTGATGATCCCTATGCACATCTATTAAGAAAAAAGTTCATAGAGGAAGGAATTCTCGTTGACCATATTTACACAGCCTCAGAAACATCAACAGGTAATTCCATGATTTTGGTGGATGATGAAGGTCAAAATATCATTATTACAAATCAAAATGCAAACAAATATTTAACACTACATGAGGCTAATGCAGCACTAGAAAAATCAGACAACGCTAAAGCTGCAATGCTTCAATTAGAGATGGACTTGGATGTCGCTCATTCCATCATACAGACATTATACAAATGTAATATTCCTATTTTTCTAAATTTGGCTCCTGTAATGGAAATCAACTCCAATATAAGAAGGTTAGTAGATTTTCTAATTATTAATGAGGTGGAAGCAAGTCAGTTAACCGGTCTGCCTATTCATGATTTAAATGATGCCAAGTTAGCTGTACAACAGTTATTAGATGAGGACCAAGTTAATGTTGTATTAACGATGGGGAGATTAGGGGCTATAGTAGGGAACAAAGAAGGTATTAATCACATTCCTTCACCAGAAGTTCAACCTATTGATACTACAGCAGCGGGTGACTGCTTTTGCGGTGCACTTGTAGTGTATTGGTTAGAAGAACAAAATTTGTTTGATGCAACTAAAAAAGCTGTTGTAGCAGCATCGATTTCTGTTACAAGGAAAGGGGCTCAACCTTCTCTTCCTTATAGAAAGGAAGTAGAAGATTTTATTAATAAAACAAGGGGGTCTAATGGAAATGAAAAAATGGATTAG
- a CDS encoding BtpA/SgcQ family protein, producing the protein MSNKIFPSKPNYLKEIFNQECAVIGMVHLRPLPGAPHYKGGNLDDVYDWAIRDAIVLEKGGFDGIIIENAWDIPFSKPEDIGFETVAAMTSVANRLKSQITIPIGINCLANGAIQALAVAKAAELPFVRVNQWVNAYVANEGFVEGAAAKASRYRSQIKGENIKMFVDVHVKHGSHSIIADRSLADQTYDNVFFDADVLIATGTRTGNETQINEIEGIKNYTNLPVIVGSGMTRENASKILSIADGCIVGSSLKEEGKWWNPVSKEEVINFMSEVKKVRSRE; encoded by the coding sequence ATGTCAAATAAAATTTTCCCTAGCAAACCTAATTATCTAAAAGAGATTTTTAACCAAGAGTGTGCAGTGATAGGGATGGTTCATCTTCGACCATTACCAGGCGCACCCCATTATAAAGGTGGAAATCTAGATGATGTATATGACTGGGCAATAAGAGATGCAATTGTACTTGAAAAAGGCGGGTTTGACGGAATAATCATAGAGAACGCATGGGATATACCATTTTCTAAGCCTGAGGATATTGGATTTGAAACTGTAGCAGCTATGACATCGGTAGCAAACAGATTAAAATCACAAATTACTATTCCAATTGGCATTAATTGTTTAGCTAATGGAGCAATCCAAGCCCTTGCTGTTGCCAAAGCTGCTGAATTGCCGTTTGTTAGGGTGAATCAATGGGTAAACGCCTATGTGGCCAACGAAGGATTTGTTGAAGGCGCAGCGGCAAAAGCTTCAAGATACCGGTCACAAATAAAGGGGGAGAACATAAAAATGTTCGTGGATGTCCATGTAAAACATGGAAGCCATTCAATTATCGCGGATCGAAGTTTAGCAGACCAAACTTATGACAACGTATTTTTTGATGCTGATGTTTTAATTGCTACAGGAACAAGGACTGGAAATGAAACACAAATTAACGAGATAGAAGGTATAAAAAACTATACTAATCTCCCTGTCATCGTTGGTAGTGGTATGACACGAGAGAATGCATCTAAAATACTTTCTATTGCTGATGGCTGTATTGTTGGAAGTTCCCTGAAAGAAGAAGGTAAATGGTGGAACCCTGTATCCAAGGAAGAGGTAATCAACTTTATGAGTGAGGTAAAAAAAGTTAGGTCTAGGGAGTAG
- a CDS encoding glutamine amidotransferase, with product MKVLFIGESWVIHMIHSKGYDSFTSTKYEEGATYLLNCLKESEVEVDYMPAHEVQVRFPKTVEELQKYDSIVISDIGSNTFLLQNRTFYQMEVVPNALDLIRNYVDLGGGLLMIGGYLSFMGIEGKANYKNTVLSEVLPVELQDGDDRIEAPHGINPITITQHEITKDIENWPTFLGYNKFKAKQNAEVLVKVMDDPFIVIGNYGKGKTAAFASDCAPHWGTTEFMNWVHYRDVWVRILNFLTVK from the coding sequence ATGAAGGTACTTTTTATTGGAGAATCATGGGTAATTCATATGATTCACTCAAAGGGGTATGATAGTTTTACTTCAACGAAATATGAAGAAGGAGCTACATACTTATTGAACTGTTTAAAAGAATCGGAAGTAGAAGTAGATTACATGCCAGCACATGAAGTACAGGTTCGTTTTCCAAAAACGGTTGAAGAATTACAAAAGTACGATTCTATTGTTATCAGTGATATTGGAAGCAACACGTTTCTTTTGCAAAACCGCACCTTCTATCAAATGGAAGTCGTTCCAAATGCTCTAGATTTAATTCGCAATTATGTAGATCTTGGAGGAGGTTTGTTAATGATTGGAGGATATTTATCCTTCATGGGTATTGAAGGGAAAGCAAACTACAAAAATACTGTTCTATCAGAAGTATTGCCTGTGGAGTTGCAAGATGGGGATGATCGTATTGAAGCACCTCATGGAATAAACCCAATAACCATTACCCAACATGAAATAACAAAGGACATTGAAAATTGGCCAACCTTTCTTGGCTATAACAAGTTTAAAGCCAAGCAAAATGCAGAAGTTTTGGTGAAAGTAATGGATGATCCATTTATTGTTATTGGGAACTATGGTAAAGGAAAAACTGCTGCCTTTGCAAGTGATTGTGCACCACACTGGGGAACAACCGAATTTATGAATTGGGTACATTATCGAGATGTATGGGTCCGTATTTTAAATTTTTTGACGGTAAAATAA
- the rbsK gene encoding ribokinase — MRPKITVIGSLNMDLVVQSCRFPTSGETVLGESLKYLPGGKGANQAVAASRLGADVTLIGAVGDDIYGEKLIDMLKENKVNTARIKIVPGESSGVAIIFLDKEDNRITVIQGANAQCKKEDIDNNQDIISESDLVLIQLEIPLETVQHAVQLAKKYKKTVILNPAPARKLPDELLRQIDIITPNETELKVLTATNKVNTETLKYSIDRLLEHDVQHVVATMGEKGALYKAKHQEIKSYPGYHVNVVDTTGAGDSFNGGLAFALGSGLPISDALTFANKVAALSVGKFGAQSSMPHIDDVLKFEAIENI, encoded by the coding sequence ATGAGACCAAAAATTACTGTAATAGGCAGTTTAAATATGGATTTAGTTGTACAATCCTGCAGGTTTCCAACTAGTGGAGAAACTGTACTGGGTGAGAGCTTGAAATACCTTCCAGGAGGAAAGGGGGCAAATCAGGCGGTTGCGGCCTCAAGGCTTGGAGCGGACGTAACTTTGATTGGGGCTGTTGGAGATGATATTTATGGAGAAAAGTTGATTGATATGTTAAAAGAAAACAAAGTTAACACTGCGCGTATAAAAATAGTACCTGGTGAATCCAGTGGTGTAGCCATTATCTTCTTAGACAAGGAAGATAATCGAATTACTGTAATACAGGGTGCAAATGCACAATGTAAGAAAGAAGATATTGACAATAATCAAGATATTATTAGTGAATCAGATTTAGTTCTTATCCAACTAGAAATTCCCCTAGAAACTGTACAACATGCCGTACAGCTTGCCAAAAAGTACAAGAAAACTGTCATCTTAAATCCAGCTCCTGCAAGAAAACTTCCCGATGAATTATTGCGACAAATTGATATTATTACCCCCAATGAGACGGAATTAAAAGTACTAACAGCAACGAATAAAGTAAATACCGAAACTCTAAAGTACAGTATCGATAGACTCCTAGAACATGATGTACAACATGTTGTGGCCACGATGGGTGAGAAGGGTGCTCTTTATAAAGCAAAACACCAAGAAATAAAGAGTTACCCCGGATACCATGTTAATGTGGTTGATACTACGGGGGCTGGTGATAGCTTTAACGGAGGATTAGCTTTTGCTTTAGGAAGTGGGCTACCGATATCGGATGCTCTTACCTTTGCAAATAAGGTGGCTGCTCTTTCTGTTGGAAAATTTGGTGCGCAATCTAGCATGCCACATATAGATGATGTACTGAAATTCGAAGCAATAGAAAATATTTAA